One Oryza glaberrima chromosome 10, OglaRS2, whole genome shotgun sequence DNA segment encodes these proteins:
- the LOC127786103 gene encoding probable glutathione S-transferase GSTU6, whose amino-acid sequence MAGDGELKLLGMWTSAFVLRVRFVLNLKSLPYEFVEENLGDKSDLLLASNPVNKTVPVLLHAGRPVNESQVILQYIDEAWPDRPPAVLPSDPYERAVARFWAAYVDDKVRLAWLGILFRSETEEERAAAVAQADAALETLEGALRECSGGKSFFGGDGVGLVDVVLGGYLGWFTAIKKLIGRRMIDPARTPALAAWEDLFRATDAARGVLPDDADKMLEFRQTALALGASKKITL is encoded by the coding sequence ATGGCGGGAGACGGCGAGCTGAAGCTACTGGGGATGTGGACCAGCGCGTTCGTGCTCAGGGTGCGCTTCGTCCTCAACCTCAAGTCGCTGCCGTACGAGTTCGTGGAGGAGAACCTGGGCGACAAgagcgacctcctcctcgcctccaacCCGGTCAACAAGAccgtccccgtcctcctccacgccggccgcccCGTCAACGAGTCGCAGGTCATCCTGCAGTACATCGACGAGGCCTGGCCCGACCGCCCCCCCGCCGTGCTGCCCTCCGACCCCTACGAGCGCGCCGTGGCGCGGTTCTGGGCGGCATACGTCGACGACAAGGTGCGGCTGGCGTGGCTGGGGATCCTGTTCCGGAgcgagacggaggaggagagggcggcggcggtggcgcaggccGACGCGGCGCTGGAGACGTTGGAGGGCGCGCTCCGGGAGTGCTCCGGGGGGAAGTCCTtcttcggcggcgacggcgtcgggctCGTCGACGTCGTGCTCGGCGGCTACCTCGGGTGGTTCACGGCGATCAAGAAGCTGATCGGGCGCAGGATGATCGACccggcgaggacgccggcgcTGGCCGCGTGGGAGGATCTCTTCCGCGCCACCGATGCGGCCAGGGGCGTCTTGCCGGATGACGCCGACAAGATGCTCGAGTTCAGGCAGACGGCACTCGCCTTGGGCGCCTCCAAAAAAATCACTCTGTGA
- the LOC127786008 gene encoding probable LRR receptor-like serine/threonine-protein kinase At1g12460: MRRSPRAAAAAVLPVLLPLLLLLLNWAAAPVGAATAAETRALLEFKAAVTADPGAVLANWTLGGDPCRDFGGVSCYPASGAVQRLRLHGEGLEGVLSPSLARLPALESVSLFGNRLSGVIPASFVGLAATLHKLNLSGNALSGEIPAFLGTFPMLRLLDLSYNAFSGEIPATLFGECPRLRYVSLAHNALTGRVPPGIGNCVRLAGFDFSYNNLDGELPDKLCAPPEMSYISVRSNSLSGAIDGKLDGCRSLDLFDVGSNSFSGAAPFGLLALVNITYFNVSSNNFAGEIPSIPTCGDRFAYLDASRNKLTGSVPETMANCRNLMLLNLGANGQGLTGGIPAALSQLKNLNFLDLSENALTGVIPPELGDLSNLAHFNVSFNNLTGSIPSSPLLQQFGPTAFMGNPFLCGPPLDHACPGRNARRLGVPVIVAIVIAAAILVGICIVSAMNIKAYKNKRRREQQQHDDEEEILVSDSAAIVSPGSTAITGKLVLFRKNSSASRYEDWEAGTKAVLDRNCLVGVGSVGAVYRASFKSGASIAVKKLETLGRITSQEEFEREMGRLRGLTHPNLVTFHGYYWSPSTQLLLSEFVDNGSTLYDHLHGSRRRAGPASTGGDGGGLPWERRFRIAVATARALAYLHHDCKPQVLHLNIKSRNILLDNEHEAKLSDFGLSKLLPEPSNLPGYVAPELASSSMSSRHGGDKCDVFSFGVVLLEMVTGRKPVSSRHGRQGTVLVVVLRDYVREMVESGTVSGCFDLSMRRFVEAELVQVLKLGLVCTSESPSRRPSMAEVVQFLESIRGSS, encoded by the coding sequence ATGAGGCGTTCGCCGCGCGCGGCTGCCGCGGCGGTGCTGCCGGttttgctgccgctgctgctgctgctgctgaattgggcagcggcgccggtgggcgcggcgacggcggcggagacgcggGCGCTGCTGGAGTTCAAGGCGGCGGTGACCGCGGATCCGGGTGCGGTGCTCGCGAACTGGACGCTGGGCGGCGACCCGTGCCGCGACTTCGGCGGGGTCTCCTGCTACCCCGCGTCCGGCGCCGTGCAGCGGCTGCGCCTCCACGGCGAGGGTCTGGAGGGCGTGCTCTCCCCGTCGCTCGCGCGGCTCCCCGCGCTGGAGTCCGTCTCGCTCTTCGGCAACCGCCTCTCCGGCGTGATCCCGGCGAGCTTCGTCGGCCTCGCGGCCACGCTCCACAAGCTCAACCTCAGCGGGAACGCGCTCTCCGGGGAGATACCGGCGTTTCTTGGCACTTTCCCTATGCTGCGGCTGCTCGACCTCTCCTACAACGCGTTCTCCGGCGAGATCCCGGCGACTCTGTTCGGCGAGTGCCCCCGCCTCCGCTACGTGTCGCTCGCGCACAACGCGCTCACCGGCCGCGTCCCGCCGGGCATCGGCAACTGCGTTCGCCTCGCCGGATTCGACTTCTCCTACAACAACCTCGACGGAGAGCTGCCCGATAAACTGTgcgcgccgccggagatgagCTACATTTCTGTCCGGAGCAACTCGCTCTCCGGCGCCATTGACGGCAAGCTCGACGGCTGCCGAAGCCTCGACCTGTTCGACGTCGGGAGCAACAGCTTCTCCGGCGCCGCACCGTTCGGCCTTCTCGCCCTCGTCAACATCACCTACTTCAACGTCTCCTCCAACAACTTCGCCGGCGAAATCCCGAGCATCCCGACATGCGGCGACAGGTTCGCCTACCTCGACGCGTCCAGGAACAAGCTCACCGGCTCGGTGCCGGAAACCATGGCGAATTGCCGCAACCTGATGCTACTCAATTTGGGGGCCAATGGACAGGGCCTCACCGGCGGCATCCCTGCGGCGCTGTCGCAGCTGAAGAACCTGAATTTCCTTGACCTCTCGGAGAATGCGCTCACCGGCGTgatcccgccggagctcggcgacCTCTCCAACCTGGCACACTTCAACGTGTCCTTCAACAACCTCACCGGCTCAATCCCATCTTCTCCATTGCTGCAGCAGTTCGGCCCAACGGCATTCATGGGCAATCCATTCCTCTGTGGTCCGCCATTGGACCATGCCTGTCCAGGCCGGAACGCGAGGCGATTGGGAGTGCCGGTGATAGTCGCCATCGTCATCGCAGCCGCCATACTCGTCGGGATCTGCATCGTATCTGCCATGAACATCAAGGCATACAAGaacaagaggaggagggagcagcagcagcacgacgacgaggaggagatcCTCGTCTCCGACAGCGCGGCGATCGTGTCGCCGGGATCAACCGCCATCACCGGAAAGCTGGTGCTCTTCAGGAAGAACAGCTCGGCATCGAGGTACGAGGATTGGGAGGCCGGGACCAAGGCGGTGCTCGACAGGAActgcctcgtcggcgtcgggtCAGTCGGCGCTGTGTACAGGGCCAGCTTCAAGAGCGgcgcctccatcgccgtcaaGAAGCTGGAGACGCTGGGGAGAATCACGAGCCAGGAGGAGTTCGAGCGTGAGATGGGCAGGCTACGTGGCCTCACCCACCCCAACCTTGTCACCTTTCATGGCTACTACTGGTCACCCTCGACCCAGCTTCTTCTCTCCGAGTTCGTCGACAATGGCAGCACATTGTACGATCACCTCCACGGCAGCCGTCGCCGTGCGGGCCCGGCGAGcaccggcggtgacggcggcggcctgccATGGGAACGGCGGTTCAGGAtcgcggtggcgacggcgcgcgcgctcgcGTACCTTCACCATGACTGCAAACCTCAGGTACTTCACCTCAACATCAAATCAAGAAACATCCTGCTGGACAACGAGCACGAAGCGAAGCTCTCAGATTTCGGGCTATCCAAGCTTCTGCCCGAACCGAGCAACCTACCAGGCTACGTGGCGCCGGAGCTAGCGTCGTCGTCGATGAGCTCGAGGCACGGCGGCGACAAGTGCGACGTGTTCAGCTTCGGGGTGGTGTTGCTGGAGATGGTGACGGGGCGGAAGCCGGTGAGCAGCCGCCATGGACGGCAGGGCACGGTGTTGGTGGTGGTCCTGCGCGACTACGTGAGGGAGATGGTGGAGAGCGGCACGGTCTCAGGCTGCTTCGACCTGAGCATGAGGAGATTCGTCGAGGCTGAGCTGGTGCAGGTGCTGAAGCTGGGCCTCGTGTGCACCTCCgagtcgccgtcgcggcggccgagCATGGCCGAGGTGGTGCAATTCTTGGAATCCATTAGAGGCAGTTCATGA
- the LOC127786118 gene encoding bZIP transcription factor 29-like, with product MNTTSANELMMHRHVQAAPYAAAPQQQGGKQRAPGLPPTPPPPPAAASSHSSHGDVCMDDTARGGLLPPRKAHRRSRSDVPFGYFQPLPPPSPKMEAGGGWALPGCGGAGDVDLLNAYMSLEGMGGADGLNNSDGDSRGSSMRTNGADSSENESEDYVGADSQALLWGGAGGGEAAGKKRRNNAAGETAARHARSLSMDSLMGKLSFAANGEPAKFSLEFGSGDFTPAEMKRIMADEKLAEMALADPKRVKRVLANRQSAARSKERRMRYIAELEQKVQILQTEATTLSAQLTLLQRDSSGMATQNNELKFRLQSMEQQAQLRDALNEALTAEVQRLKLAANEVGDTSSSSNLAHQIQLRCQNQMLDLHKQQQQQVEQIPFYQLEQPEQQNGTARNHESK from the exons ATGAACACCACGTCCGCGAACGAGCTGATGATGCACCGCCACGTCCAGGCCGCGCCctacgcggcggcgccgcagcaGCAGGGAGGCAAGCAGCGTGCGCCGGGGCTGCCACcgacgcctccacctccacctgcggcggcgagctcccacTCCTCTCACGGCGACGTGTGCATGGACgacacggcgcgcggcgggctgctgccgccgcgcaAGGCGCACCGGAGGTCACGCAGCGACGTGCCGTTCGGGTACTTccagccgctgccaccgccgtcgcccaagatggaggccggcggcggctgggcactccccgggtgcggcggcgccggcgacgtcgacctGCTCAATGCGTACATGAGCTTGGAGGGAAtgggcggcgccgacgggctGAACAACTCCGACGGGGACAGCCGCGGGAGCAGCATGCGGACGAACGGCGCCGACAGCAGCGAGAACGAGTCCGAGGACTACGTCGGCGCCGACAGCCAGGCCCTCCTctggggcggcgccggcggcggcgaggctgcggGCAAGAAGAGACGGAAtaacgccgccggcgagacggcGGCCCGGCACGCGAGGAGCCTTTCCATGGACAGCCTCATGGGGAAGCTCAGCTTCGCCGCCAATGGTGAGCCGGCCAAGTTCAGCCTGGAGTTCGGCAGCGGTGATTTCACCCCCGCCGAGATGAAGCGGATCATGGCCGACGAGAAGCTCGCCGAGATGGCACTCGCCGACCCAAAGCGCGTAAAGAG GGTGCTCGCCAATAGGcagtcggcggcgaggtccaAGGAGCGGCGGATGCGGTACATTGCAGAGCTGGAGCAGAAAGTGCAGATCCTGCAGACGGAGGCCACAACCCTCTCCGCTCAGCTGACTCTTTTGCAG CGCGACTCGTCGGGAATGGCCACGCAGAACAACGAGCTCAAGTTCAGGCTGCAGTCCATGGAGCAGCAGGCGCAGCTACGCGATG CATTGAACGAGGCACTGACAGCTGAGGTGCAGCGCCTGAAACTCGCGGCGAATGAGGTCGGCGACACGAGCTCGTCCAGCAACCTAGCACACCAAATCCAGCTCCGCTGTCAGAACCAGATGCTTGATCtgcacaagcagcagcagcagcaggttgAGCAGATACCATTCTATCAACTGGAACAGCCAGAGCAGCAGAATGGCACGGCGAGGAATCACGAGTCCAAATGA